A single Tamandua tetradactyla isolate mTamTet1 chromosome X, mTamTet1.pri, whole genome shotgun sequence DNA region contains:
- the LOC143670639 gene encoding melanoma-associated antigen B18-like: MPRGQKSKLRAREKRSQARVQSLSLGGAQATVAEEGGTPSSSSPVVRGTPQSLPAAGSRRALSTTATSAGVSCTRSEEGAKYQDEESSSTSQALPTTDGPCEAPLDEKAILLVQFLLHKYNKREPIMKEDMLKCVIRKYKDHFHEILRKASELMVLAFGIDVKETDPYRHCYALVSKLQRSSNGRLNGEEIMPKTGLLMTVLCVIFMKGNRATEEEIWEVLNVMGIYAGKIHFIHGEPKELLTKDLVREKYLEYRQVPNSDPPRYEFLWGPRAKAETSKMKVLEFLARIHDTAPSAFPAWYEEALRDEEERARARMAAMFPPTAMADAPSRADSSSFSHP; the protein is encoded by the coding sequence ATGCCTCGTGGTCAGAAGAGCAAACTCCGTGCCCGGGAGAAACGCAGCCAGGCCCGAGTTCAATCCCTGAGTCTTGGGGGTGCTCAGGCCACTGTAGCAGAGGAAGGAGggaccccttcctcctcctctcctgttGTAAGGGGTACTCCTCAAAGCTTGCCAGCTGCTGGATCACGCAGAGCCCTATCCACCACCGCTACATCTGCAGGTGTTTCATGCACAAGATCTGAAGAAGGTGCCAAGTACCAAGATGAGGAAAGTTCAAGCACTTCCCAGGCCTTGCCCACCACTGATGGCCCATGCGAGGCCCCTCTAGATGAGAAGGCTATTTTGTTGGTGCAGTTCCTGCTGCACAAGTATAACAAGAGAGAGCCCATAATGAAGGAAGATATGCTCAAGTGTGTCATCAGAAAGTACAAGGATCACTTCCACGAGATCCTTAGGAAAGCCTCGGAGCTCATGGTGCTTGCCTTTGGCATTGATGTGAAGGAAACGGACCCTTACAGGCACTGCTATGCCCTTGTCAGCAAGTTGCAACGCAGCTCCAATGGAAGGCTGAATGGTGAGGAGATTATGCCCAAGACCGGCCTCCTGATGACTGTTCTCTGTGTGATCTTCATGAAGGGCAACCGCGCCACTGAAGAGGAGATCTGGGAAGTGCTTAATGTGATGGGAATATATGCTGGAAAGATTCACTTCATCCATGGGGAGCCCAAGGAGCTCCTCACCAAAGATTTGGTGAGGGAGAAGTACCTAGAGTACCGGCAAGTACCCAACAGCGATCCTCCACGCTATGAATTCCTGTGGGGTCCCAGAGCCAAGGCTGAAACCAGCAAGATGAAAGTCCTGGAATTTTTGGCCAGGATCCATGATACCGCACCCAGTGCCTTCCCGGCCTGGTATGAAGAGGCTCTGAGAGATGAGGAAGAGAGAGCCCGAGCCAGAATGGCAGCTATGTTTCCTCCCACTGCCATGGCTGATGCACCTTCCAGGGCCGACTCTAGCAGCTTCTCCCACCCTTAG